GTTTATCTTCTTGCTTTCGTTGTTCTTTTCTTCTTTGCAGTTCGTGTTCCTGACGATAGCAAAGCACAAGATAATAACGTTGCAGAAGACGATCTTGCTGAAGAAGTAACTGAAGTGGAAGAACCAATTAAAAAGATTAGTCCAGTAGTTTACCTCCTTGTTCTCTTTGCCTTCCTCTTAGTTGTAGATTATGTTGGAATGGAAAATCGTTTCCCTGGCCTAACCGTTGCAATTAAGGGAAGTAGCTATACTGGTTCATCAATGTTCCTTTCCTTAATGTTAATTGGGGCAACGCTTGGTGGTTTATTCTACGGATCAATTAATAAAGTGTTAGGTTTTAACACTGTTTACCTTGGTCTCGGGTTAATGGCCATTTCAAACTTCTTATTTGCCTTCGCAAACGGCAACTTTGCAATGTTAGTAATTGGTTTGCTTTTAATCGGCTTCCCACTACAATTAGTTTCTCCGTTGATTTTTAACTTGTTGCCGGATTTAGCTCCTGCTAAGCGTCAACCATTAGTAACTTCAATGGTACTGATTGGTTTTAACTTTGGAGCTTTCTTCTCACCAACAATTGCTGAATGGATGAATCGATTAGTCGGTCGCCCAATGAGTGGCCTTGATCTTGCCGCACCATTCCCAATCTACGGGGTAATGCTAATAGTTATTGCCTTAATTATTTTCTTTGCAACTCGTCATTCTAAACAAGCTAACTAAATGGATAAAATTATTACAGAAGATGAACAAAAAGCTGCTGTTAAAACTTTAGAACGACTAATTTCTGTTCCATCATATAATCAACCAGTAGAAGAAGGCGCACCATTTGGCAAAGGAATTCGTAACGCCCTCGATGAAATGATGAAGATTTGTGATGAATTAGGTTTTAAGACCTATGAAGATCCAGACGGGTACTATAGCTATGCAGAAGTTGGTAGTGGGGACAAAATTTTTGGT
The genomic region above belongs to Limosilactobacillus reuteri and contains:
- a CDS encoding MFS transporter: MNNKNSLVTKLAFLSVSFMVTSAYAIQGSLPQLKAALGISQTQSEYLVTTPSFAVMIFVVLSPLLQQWFNISDKKIIMAGVTIVGLAGIVPMFANDYTAILISRLVLGAGFGLYNSQAISMISVWYEGTTRAQMLGWRAAAEQIGQACTLAIAGLILSYAGWHASFAVYLLAFVVLFFFAVRVPDDSKAQDNNVAEDDLAEEVTEVEEPIKKISPVVYLLVLFAFLLVVDYVGMENRFPGLTVAIKGSSYTGSSMFLSLMLIGATLGGLFYGSINKVLGFNTVYLGLGLMAISNFLFAFANGNFAMLVIGLLLIGFPLQLVSPLIFNLLPDLAPAKRQPLVTSMVLIGFNFGAFFSPTIAEWMNRLVGRPMSGLDLAAPFPIYGVMLIVIALIIFFATRHSKQAN